From Pan troglodytes isolate AG18354 chromosome 9, NHGRI_mPanTro3-v2.0_pri, whole genome shotgun sequence, the proteins below share one genomic window:
- the FXYD2 gene encoding sodium/potassium-transporting ATPase subunit gamma isoform X1 gives MTGLSMDSGGSPKGDVDPFYYGKPGPLCTLPEPSGPLPPSSGLSQPQVHALCPLSPLVTAGCCGRAAGRDSCWERPPIPLLLPSLSGDYETVRNGGLIFAGLAFIVGLLILLSKWGGLQGRGADQGTSLLKATEQAGFLELPREG, from the exons ATGACTGGGTTGTCGATGGACAGTG GCGGCAGCCCCAAGGGGGACGTGGACCCGTTCTACTATGGTAAGCCTGGGCCCCTGTGCACCCTTCCTGAGCCCTCAGGACCCCTTCCACCAAGCAGCGGCCTCTCCCAGCCCCAGGTCCATGCTCTGTGCCCCTTATCTCCCCTGGTTACCGCGGGCTGCTGCGGGCGGGCTGCGGGGAGAGACAGCTGCTGGGAGAGACCACCCATCCCGCTCCTCTTGCCCTCTCTTTCCGGAGACTATGAGACTGTTCGCAATGGGGGCCTGATCTTCGCTGGACTGGCCTTCATCGTGGGGCTCCTCATCCTCCTCAGTAAGTGGGGTGGCCTCCAGGGAAGGGGTGCTGACCAGGGCACCTCTCTTCTCAAGGCCACTGAGCAGGCTGGCTTTCTGGAGTTGCCAAGGGAGGGGTGA